The nucleotide sequence TCTTTTGTTATTCCTGGATCTAATTCTTGTTCGGCTGCTATAGATGTAAGTCGATCCGTTGCCAGACGAGCTGAACGTTTAGTAGTAAATATGCATGAACAGAATTTATTGAATAATGATCTAATATTGGTTTATTTAAACCGGTTAGCTGACACACTTTTTGCATTAGCCAGATATGCTGAAATCGATACAGGATTTGATTCTTTGGATAAGGCAAAAATTGATTATGACTTGGGTAGATAGTATCTATAAATAAAGCTTTGGGGTGTGAATTTGGATACTGCGATTGTAGATTATGGTACAGGAAACATACGAAGTGTCCTGAAAGCAATTGAATCTTTAGGATACTCTGCTGAGGTTATTGATACGCCAGAAAAAATCAATTCTGCAAAATCCCTCATAATACCTGGTCAAGGATCCAGTGGATATGCTATGAAAAAACTTAGAGAAAAGGGACTGATCAACCCTATTATTGATTATATAAAAGCTCAAAGACCTTATTTTGGCGTTTGCTTAGGTCTGCAACTTTTAATGCAAACATCTGAAGAAGACCCTGAACCATGTTTAGGCGTAATACCTGGAGAGGTGAAAAAATTTCAACACGAATTAAAAATTCCTCACATGGGATGGAATCAAGTAGAATTTACAAACCACAACTCTGTTTTTTCAGATATTCCAGATGAATCTTTTTTTTATTTTGTGCATAGCTATTATGTAGACCCATTAGATAAGAATATTGTGATAGGAAAAACAGACTATGGATTGAATTTTTGTAGCGCTATTGCTATGGACAATGTTATTGCCACACAATTTCATCCAGAAAAAAGTGGAGAAATTGGCTTGAGCTTATATAAAAACTTTTTAGCTAATATTAAATAATTTAAGGAATTATTATGGAAATTATTCCTGCTATAGACCTCTTAGATCATAATGTTGTTCGTTTATATCAAGGAGATTTTAATAAAAAAACGATTTACTCTGCAAACCCGATTGAGTTGGTTAAAAAATGGGAAAGTTTAGGTATCAATCGTGTCCATATTGTGGATTTAGAGGGTGCAAGATACGGTAAATTTACTAACATCAATGTGATTGAACAAATATGTAAACTTTCTACTCTTGATGTAGAAGTTGGTGGCGGTATAAGAAATCGTGATGTTGCTCATTCATTGATTGATGCTGGAGTAGATACAGTAATAGTTGGAACAATAGCTATACGTGACAAAGAAGAAGTGTTAACAATTGCTCAAGAAATAGGAGCTAGTAGAGTTGCTATTGCTTTAGATGCTAGAAATGACAAAGTAGCAGTAGATGGTTGGGAAAATAATACTGAAACAACAATTTCGAATATAATCCATGATTACCAAAAATATAATATAAATAAATACATCTATACAGATATCGACAAAGATGGCACTGAAGAAGGACCAAATCGTTTAAAATTAATTGAACTGTTAAATACAAAAAATATAGAATTAATTGCTTCAGGCGGTATTGGTTCTATTCAAGATATAGAAAATTTATCTTCTTTATCTTTGTTTGGACTTATTATAGGAAAAGCCTTATACAGTGGTACAGTAGATATTTCCGAGGCAATTAAACTCACCAAGAAAGGTTATTAATGCTTACAAAGAGAATAATTCCTTGTTTAGATGTGAAACTAGGTCGCGTTGTCAAAGGTGTTCAATTTCTCGATCATGTAGATGCTGGTGACCCTGTTGAACTTGCTAGATATTATAATCAACAAGGTGCCGATGAATTAGTTTTTTACGATATTACAGCTTCTTCTGATGATCGTAATATTATGATTGAAGTGGTTTCTCAAACTGCGGAACAAGTATTTATACCCCTAACTGTAGGAGGAGGTATAAGGACAATAGAAGATGTGAACAAAATGTTACTTGCTGGAGCAGATAAAGTTTCAATAAATACAGCAGCTGTTCAAAGACCTGACTTTATTGAAGAGTCTGCTAAAGCTTTTGGTAGCCAATGTATTGTGGTAGGCATCGATGTTATTCGTTATAAAAATGGAAAAGAAGTGAGTTGGACTGTTAAAACCCATACAGGTAGAGATGGGGGAAGATCTACAGGTCTAGATGCTGTTGAATGGGTTAAACAAGTTGTGGAACTTGGTGCAGGGGAAATTGTTTTGAATAGTATTGATTCAGATGGTATGTTGTCTGGATATGATATTGAACTTTTACAAGCTGTTTCTGAATATGCAACAATACCAGTTGTAGCTAGTGGAGGAGCGGGAACACTTGGTGACTTTTCAGAAGCTATAACTTATGGTAATGCTGATGCTGTTTTAGCAGCCTCTATATTCCATTTCAATAAATATTCAATCATGGATGTGAAAAAACACTTATTTTCACAAAATATATCAGTACGGATTTGACTGCTTATATAAAGAATAGGAAGTAAAAATGGTAGAAAAAAAAGTATTAATATTTGATATGTATGAAACTTTAGTTATCAATACAACTGAACTCTGGACCCCAACATTTAATTCAATAGTTAATGAATTAGGTTTACATGTTTCTGGAAAATCTTTATGGGATTTATGGAAACCTCTAGAGGTAACATTTCGTGAGGAAAGATATGGGCCTGATTATCCATTTAAATCATATAGGCAAGCTTGGACTGAA is from SAR202 cluster bacterium and encodes:
- the hisH gene encoding imidazole glycerol phosphate synthase subunit HisH, encoding MDTAIVDYGTGNIRSVLKAIESLGYSAEVIDTPEKINSAKSLIIPGQGSSGYAMKKLREKGLINPIIDYIKAQRPYFGVCLGLQLLMQTSEEDPEPCLGVIPGEVKKFQHELKIPHMGWNQVEFTNHNSVFSDIPDESFFYFVHSYYVDPLDKNIVIGKTDYGLNFCSAIAMDNVIATQFHPEKSGEIGLSLYKNFLANIK
- the hisF gene encoding imidazole glycerol phosphate synthase subunit HisF, whose product is MLTKRIIPCLDVKLGRVVKGVQFLDHVDAGDPVELARYYNQQGADELVFYDITASSDDRNIMIEVVSQTAEQVFIPLTVGGGIRTIEDVNKMLLAGADKVSINTAAVQRPDFIEESAKAFGSQCIVVGIDVIRYKNGKEVSWTVKTHTGRDGGRSTGLDAVEWVKQVVELGAGEIVLNSIDSDGMLSGYDIELLQAVSEYATIPVVASGGAGTLGDFSEAITYGNADAVLAASIFHFNKYSIMDVKKHLFSQNISVRI
- the hisA gene encoding 1-(5-phosphoribosyl)-5-[(5-phosphoribosylamino)methylideneamino]imidazole-4-carboxamide isomerase, which produces MEIIPAIDLLDHNVVRLYQGDFNKKTIYSANPIELVKKWESLGINRVHIVDLEGARYGKFTNINVIEQICKLSTLDVEVGGGIRNRDVAHSLIDAGVDTVIVGTIAIRDKEEVLTIAQEIGASRVAIALDARNDKVAVDGWENNTETTISNIIHDYQKYNINKYIYTDIDKDGTEEGPNRLKLIELLNTKNIELIASGGIGSIQDIENLSSLSLFGLIIGKALYSGTVDISEAIKLTKKGY
- a CDS encoding ATP:cob(I)alamin adenosyltransferase encodes the protein SFVIPGSNSCSAAIDVSRSVARRAERLVVNMHEQNLLNNDLILVYLNRLADTLFALARYAEIDTGFDSLDKAKIDYDLGR